The DNA window agagactattaaatgctgaaaatgaattcagggttgaaggggaagggggtggggggaagaagggtggtggtgatagaggagggcacttgtggggaagagcactgggtgttgtatggaaatcaatttgacaataaaatattaaaaaaaaaaaaaagaaaatgaacaagtaaATGATCACTTAGAACTCCACATTGGACCAggtagacttaacagatatattcagaacattccatcctgaaACAGCAAAATATACACTCTTTACAAATGCAcacaaatctttatttaaaatagatcACAAATTATCCCACAAAATAAGCCTCAACAAAGAAACCTCAACAAGAAGATCAAagcatcttttctaaccacaatgctatgaaactagaagtccacctcaagaaaaaaatctggaaaggtcACAAAAACATGATGTTTAAAGAATATCCTAACTGGGGGCCTCAGTAGATCAATCAGTCATTTAAGTtgccaactcttcattttggcttaggtcatgacctcacagtttatgagattggccccacattgggccctccattgagcatggagtctgcttgggattctctctctctctcttcctctctgcccattccctgttTGTatgcacacaaaataaataaataaacattaaaaataaagaacttcctactaagcaatgaatgggtcaaccaggaaataaaagaaaaaaaattaataaaatagatggaaacaaatgaaaacataatggtccaaaacctttggatGCAACAAAATTGGTTCTAAGAAGgatctaagaaggaagtttatttttttaatttttttattttattttttaatttaaaaaaaaatagtttattgtcaaattggtttccatacaacacccagtgctcttccccacaagtgccctcctctatcaccaccacccttcttccccccacccccttccccttcaaccctgaNNNNNNNNNNNNNNNNNNNNNNNNNNNNNNNNNNNNNNNNNNNNNNNNNNNNNNNNNNNNNNNNNNNNNNNNNNNNNNNNNNNNNNNNNNNNNNNNNNNNtttccatacaacacccagtgctcttccccacaagtgccctcctctatcaccaccacccttcttccccccacccccttccccttcaaccctgaattcattttcagcatttaatagtctctcaagttttgcatccctctctctccccaactctctttcctccttcccctccacttggtcctccattaggtttctcctgttttcctgttagacctatgagtgcaaacatatggtatctgtccttctctgcctgacttatttcgcttagcatgacaccctcgaggtccatctactttcctacaaatggccatatgtcattctttctcattgccatgtagaactccattgtgtatatataccacatcttcttgatccactcatcaggtgatggacatttagactcttttcattttcagtttagatgacctgtccattgatgtaaattgGGAAGAAAAGGTAGTTTTATACAATGCTTGCAGAGATGTGAATTAGTATAGTCTTTAGGAAAAATCATCTGACACTAATTAAAAGACAACattctgggaatttatcccaTTGAAATAAAAGTACTGATATATCAAGATGAATGCACAATGATGATTATTTTACCATTGCTGTTAAtggtaaaagaatggaaaaaattatgGATTTCTATGAAAGTGGTATGGTTGGATAAGTTATGATTTATCCAAACATAGAACTTAGGAGAGATGTTAATGAAGTATTATTAAATGACAAAggcaagagatttaaaaaaaatgtagttcgTAATCAATTGTAAAGCTCCTATAAACCTATTTGGTTACATCAACAATTAGGAAAATGAGGAAGATGTTGTAAGTTATAAACATGAATAATTGGATGTGATAGCTGAAGGGATCTAAGACAAGAAAGAGTGCTAAGAAAAAGGGACAAGAAGTGAAGTGTCTAAATGCATCATATCATCATGTATGCCTTAATATTTATCATGTACATGTGTGAGAGGATATGTATATACaagtaatatttttctatgtacttaaaatattattagcCATGTGTTAGCAATTGTCCATAAAGGCCAAGGAAGAactaggagaaaaaagagagaaaagatctcTACATCATTTGTCCTGAAAGAATGTGCAATTTTGAGTAGAATATTGAGCTTGCAAAGATACCAGAGAATAAGCCTCTTCATCTTTGTGCAAACAATTTCGTAAATCTGTCTTTCCCAAAGGGTTTGAGCTATGGAGAACCTCCTGGGAAAGCCTCTATATCAAATCCCTGAGACCTCCAAGTTCAGAATAAGATCAAATACGTGATGTTTCCTGTTATTATGTTGAAAACAAAGAGTgctgtttatattctttttttttttttttgtagtttaatgATCACCTCTGggcaaaataattattaaaaatagtgatCGTTATCTGAATAACTCCCAGAGCAAGTCAAAGACAGATTTATAAATGCTCTGAGCCCCTCCACACAAATGGAGGAGGAAGTGTTTGGCTCAGTTCTATGACCCCTCACCACAGCAGAACTTTCGCATTGGAGATCAGTGTTGGAGAGGAAACCACAGGAAGTTCTGATGCCACTAGGCCAAGAAGAGTGAGCATTGAatcctttatatttttgtctttcaaaatccAGAACCATAGAAAGTAATAAGCTTTTCTGCTTTTACCAGTTCTGGTCCTGGGTGTAGGTGATTACAAGGTCTGTatgggaagaaagtaaaaattagaaGCAATGCTGAGATTATGGGGTTTGCAGTACCTCCAATCCTTCTGCCCCTTAGAGAATTTCTTATGAAGGAAACCCAGGTTCCATCCCTGACTTAATTACTTTCTTGCTATGTGTGCTTGTGAAACCAAAGAGTCTGTGAGTATCTCTGTGATGGACATGTGCTCATGTTTTTCACCCAACACAGTGTCCGGTCTGGATCTGTGGCCAGCACGGTAGCTGAAGTGTGGCAATTAAAGATTAACAAGTACAAACTGGAGTAAGTAAAGGGATAAAAAGTATTAGTGACAAACTGAAGCAAAGGAAGGATGAgaaatttctctatttcttcccctCTTGAAATATTTCTCCCTGTGTTACCTGAAACTATGTTGATGCCTCCCATAtacttgttttcctttcatgAGCGAAGCCAGATCCAACTCCCTATAAAATTAGTTAATTCTCAACAGAATCTGTTGGCTTCTTGGCCCCAGGATAGACTAGCCATGGTATTGCATAAGAAATGTGGGTGCTGCCTCAAATATGATTCTACTCTCATATCTTTCAGATCCTACCAGAAGAGAATGGATATGGGAAACAGTTCCTTAGTCACTGAGTTTTTCCTTGTGGGTTTAACCAAATATTCAGAGATCCAGCTGCccctgttcttccttttcttaggAATCTACATTGTCACTGTGGCAGGAAACCTGGGCTTGCTCACTCTAATTGGACTGAATTCTCACctgcacacccccatgtactACCTCCTCTTTAATTTATCCTTTATTGACCTCTGTTACTCTTCTGTCATCACCCCAAAACTGCTGGTAAACTTTGTGTCAAAATTAAACACCATCTCCTATGCAGGATGCATGACTCAGCTCTTTTTCTACTGCTtctttgtcagtgcagagtgttATGTATTGACAGTAATGGCCTATGATCGCTATGTGGCCATTTGCAAGCCCTTGCTGTACATAGTCACCATGTCTCCTCAGGTCTGTTCTCTGCTGGCAGTGATTGTATATGTGGGTGCATTTATTGGCGCCTGGGCCCACACAGGGTGCATGCTCAGGTTGACCTTCTGTGATGCCAACACCATCAACCACTACATGTGTGACATCCTTCCCCTTCTGGAGCTCTCCTGCACAAACACTCACATCAACGAACTGGTGGTTCTCATTGTTGTGGGCTTTGATGTCGGTGTGCCCAGCCTCACTATCATTGTCTCTTACTCTttcatcctcaccagcatccttCGCATCCATTCCACTGAAGGAAGGTCCAAAGCCTTCAGCACTTGTAGCTCACATATaattgttgtttctgttttctttgggtcAGGGGCATTCATGTATCTTCACCCTTCTTCTGTCTTGTCCATGGACCAGGGGAAGGTGTCCACTGTGTTCTATACCATTGTAGTGCCTATGCTCAATCCTCTGATCTACAGCTTCAGGAACAAGGAGGTTAAGGTTGCCCTGAAAAAAACCTTGagtagaaaaacattttcctgagcTGAAGCAGTATTAATTATTATAAGAAAATgcagctttcttttaaaattgttcctGTTCCTCTATAGAGTTTTTTATGTAGAAAGAAATGAGGTATAATATAAAGAGTGTTGGATTTGGAATTAGAATTCTGCAAAATAGGGGCATTGTATTATTTTGTAGGGTTATTGGGATGAATAAGTTAATGCAAATGAATGTTTGTGATATAGTGTGGGGGCCTATTACtatgttctctcctctcctcctcctccttcctgttcttcttccctctcctttttccttcccagtgttttcctcttttaatttaTAGGGAATATTCACACACTTGCTTCTCTTCCTGTGATCTCTATCACCATAAATACTCAATTGCTCAAACCTCAAACTAGTACCTCCTTAATTCCTCTCTGCTTGTCCTCCATCCCCCAATTTATGAAGTACTGACAATTTTTGTTCTCCTCTTGGCACCATCATTTCTCATCTGACCAGCCCCTCCCTCTTTTGTCTTTCAGCCTTGAAATCCATTCTCCAGATGACAACCAGAGTGCTCTTTCCATGCTTCCAATAAGATCTCATTTACCTTAATTTACTCTGTTCACTGCAGTCGTCTTCAGTATAAAACAAAGCTCCACATTATGCCAAACAAGAATCATGTCTCCAGCCTGATTTTCTGTCACTATaactccctcctccctgccttttTTTCTGTTAGTTTACTGAAGTCACATTGAACTCTCACAAGTTTAATAAACTCTTGTTCTTTTCCACACTTTCCCACATGCTCTTCTCTCACTCTCATGAACACTCTGCTTTGCTCAGCCTGTCCATCCTTCAGGTATTAGGTTATCCAGAAGCTCTGGGAAGTCTTCTTtctgggcagagaggcagggttGGATGACTTTCAGATACACATTGATACCATTCTATGCCTACTCTTTTGAGGTACAGGTCTCACTGTACTgaaattctttttccctttaaatgcaaaatctgattctatttatttaattataagaaaacttTAAGAACTCATTTGCAGGAAAATTTTTAGTTAACTATAAGAGAGTATGTTATGTAAGAAAGACATATATTTATCCAAgttgaattctttaaaatgttaagaaaatcatttgaGAAGTTATGGAGTATTTAggaggtttctcttgttttccttggCCTCCTTTTTCTTGAAAATGCATTTCTTCTCATGCTTCCTCCATGGTTGGTTggttatttattcacttattcattcattcattcattcattcatttattcacttatttatttatagcacacTTTTATACCTGTTTCtaatcctctttcttttctgttcatgCTTCAGGGAAACAACCATCTAACCCATTTTAGAAAGTTTAAATGTTCTGTTTCGTATTTCCTAGAGTAGAGTAGTGATGCCTGACACAATTTTCATGTGCTTTTGTAATTGCCTGATTCTGTGTATGGCTGTGAAGAAAGGAACCATGTATATTTATTCTCTGTTATACCTCCAGTGCTTAGCAAAGTATCTACTAGCATACTTAGCAAGGGCTCAGCAAGTAGTGgtggaataaatgaatgcttGGTATATGATTTTACATTTTGAGTCAAAAGAGAATGGCTGTCTGGGGAGAAGAGTCACTCCAAGAATTGTTAACATGTCTCCCTCCTAGAATGAGTTTTGCAATAATTTGTTTTCGCATTGCCTTTCTTTCCACAGTGatggaaaacaaagatttatttagttttatatagaTGGTTGTGTTTTTTCAGGAATTGGGGGAAGGAAGACATGAGTTGGGCAGCCTTCTAAGAGCAAAATAGAGTTAGCTCACAGTTTCTGGTGTCAGACTACTTCGGTTTAAATTTCAGCTCTGTTATTTGCTCATTGTGTTACTTTTACTAATAAAAGTAGCCATTCAAAGTTTCCTCAACTCTAAAGtgagaaaaaataatagtacttacttaaaagaatttttgtgAAGATTGTTATCTATGTACTTGAGATTCAAGGTATAGTGAATGGATTATAGTTTAGGATTTGCCACTATATGGTAGTGTCATTTCATTTTAGAAGCTTGGATTAGTAACctgcaaaataaaaagcttgGCTGGATTATGTTAAGTATTCTATCTATTTAAAAGATCTTGTGATAATTGTGTCTCACTTGTTAACATATACTAATAAGGTTGAACTGGATTAATGATTCACAACTTGAGTGTGTGTCAGAATcactcaggaaatatttaaaattatgaccTCCCATTCCATCTCAGATCTGCCTACTCAATCAGAACATATCTGTGATCAGGGTTCAGGAatatgcactttatttttttaaatagtttattgtcaaattggtttccatataacacccagtgcttctccccacaagtgaccccaccatgaccatcaccccctccttccctccccctcccccttcagtcagtccatggttcgttttcagtattcagtagtctcccttgaattgtgtccctcactctcccccactctctttcccccttcctctccccatggtcccctgccaggtctttcctgttagacctatgaatgcaaacatatggtatctatccttctctgcctgacttatttcacttagcatgacacccttaaggtccatccactttgctacaaatggccatatttcattcttcctcattgccacatagtactccattgtatatatatatataccacatcttcttgatccactttaaaaatgattttcaagcAATTATGATATATTGTGTAGATAACTAGTGATTTGGAGCTTTCCACTCTTAACATTCTGTGATTctaagagtaaaaaagaaaaaaaaaaagggttcagAAGTGTTCACTATTGTTCAGAGGTTGGGAGAAGTCATGTCCTTTGTACCGAGAATTTACAAACTTGGCAAGAGAAGTTTATGGAAATGGTAGAAGCAGAAACCCAATTGCATTTGGTTAAAAaatagagggaggaaaaagaaagtagaatatgCTTAGCTTACTCACCTAAAATGTGTTAGAATAGTAGATCAGTGGAAAAGCAttgaaaacatggaaataatCTCATATAAATATGAGTATTTAGAATATGATGAAAGTAGCATTTCATATCAGTAAGGAAGTgatagatttttaataaatagtggtagaacaatatattttctcttcaaacAGTTAGATATATACATTAGTCCACATaccaaaatatattctgtatgtcctaaaaaattgaaagtaaaaacttttaactATGAAAGATCTAAAGGAAATATATGTGAATAATCATGTAGCCTCAGGGTAAAGGCAGAAGAAACCataatcaaaacttttttttacccaATATCAAAAACTTCTGTAAAtataacaataagaaataaaaggtgttAACTTTCACCTCCTGTTGTATGGTCACCTAGATATTCTGGAGGGCCCCATTGCTACAGAATGACTAGATCAtgcataaaatataatacaactTTTATATGTAGTAGGTATCATATATAACCATTATTAACCTCCTTTCATAAGTGAGAAAAGGGTGGACCAGAGAGCTGAACTAAGCATGCATGATTATGCAACTAGTCAGGTGTGCACTCAACTTTGAACCCAAggtgtctggctccagagtcgCTACTCTTCACCACTTTGCTCTACTggcaattttataaaatacagaaggaGGAAAATTAAGCAATATTTCATGGCCTAAATTCATAAAAAGTACAACTATTAAGCATGCCAGGACATCTTAAACATAAAATTCTTTGTAGCAATGATCTCTAGGAAGAGCAGAGGGGTAAGAGTATAAAAGAGCACAGATATTCATTGGCATTtggtaacattttaattatttatatagatTATAGTTTCAAGGTTTTTATCATATTACGATactttataatttacatttatcttCTGTATAGgaattttaaatgtctaatattgaaaaataataaaaagcaggtTTAAAATTGGGAGAATATTGCAAAATATGAGCCAATGATAAATattcttacaaatcaataagagaTAAACGTTCTCGGGATATAAATAAGTGGGCAATTTATAAGAAAAGGCAATTGTTTAAGACAAAAGTACAAATGGTTaacaaagatgtgaaaaatcTCAGCCTTAGTAGACacaaaagtataaatttaaaacaacactgagatataattttattctatCAGGTTGAGacaagatctaaaaaaaaaatccagtgctGGCTGGGATTCTAGACAAAAGACATCACAGACACTTGTGATAGGAATGAAATTTATGACTTATTTGGATGACAGTAATAAAAAGACCTACTCATGTTCACTCCTTTGACTTAGCAACTGAACATTAGGAATTTATTCCAAGGAGATAATCAGAGATGTGGACAAAGATTTACTTACTAAACGTGAGGAAACTTGACAAAATGTGATCTTGAAATGATTTTAAGTATACAAACCAGTCTGGGTTCTGAAATTCTGAAACTTCTTTTGTAAAACAATTTGTTTGTAATGAATTTCCAatgatcaaaataataaaacacaactGTGTACTTATGAAGTTCATTGTTGaaatcaatttataatttttgtttattaatagacatttaaatatCTACTTACATAGGCTTTATGTTTTAACCAGACTTCTTCTCTTACTCTAgagttttcttcaatttttcattGGTCTGGGAATACAGTAACCATTCCAAATAACaagaaatatattataaaaggagaaaaatagaggaagacattttttatttagtatatatctgatgaatggatcaagaagatgtggtatatatacaatggagcattacatggcaacgagaaagaatgaaatatggccatttgtaggaaagtggatggaccttgagggtgtcatgctaagcgaaataagtcaggcagagaaggacagataccatatgtttgcactcataggtctaacaggagaaacctaatggaggaccacagggaggggaagagggaaagagagttgacgagagagagggacgcaaaacctgatagactattgaatactgaaaactaactgagggttgaaaggagagggggagggggaagggaagtggtggtaatgaaagagggcacttgtggggaagagcactgggtgttatatggaaaccaatttgacaataaactattaataaaaaatatatatgatagcTAAAAGTTATCTCTacatctgttttcttatttatttatttatttatttaaattcaagttagtttatagatatatatatacacatatatatatatacacatatatatagtattgatttcagaagtagaatttagtgatttatcacttacatgtaacacccagtgctcatcccaacaactacCCTCTCCtctttaatgcctatcacccatttagtctATCCCCCATccaa is part of the Suricata suricatta isolate VVHF042 chromosome 11, meerkat_22Aug2017_6uvM2_HiC, whole genome shotgun sequence genome and encodes:
- the LOC115306751 gene encoding olfactory receptor 145-like — protein: MDMGNSSLVTEFFLVGLTKYSEIQLPLFFLFLGIYIVTVAGNLGLLTLIGLNSHLHTPMYYLLFNLSFIDLCYSSVITPKLLVNFVSKLNTISYAGCMTQLFFYCFFVSAECYVLTVMAYDRYVAICKPLLYIVTMSPQVCSLLAVIVYVGAFIGAWAHTGCMLRLTFCDANTINHYMCDILPLLELSCTNTHINELVVLIVVGFDVGVPSLTIIVSYSFILTSILRIHSTEGRSKAFSTCSSHIIVVSVFFGSGAFMYLHPSSVLSMDQGKVSTVFYTIVVPMLNPLIYSFRNKEVKVALKKTLSRKTFS